TATTCCGGGTATGAGAACAAGGTCAAGACCAACCTCGAGCATCGCATCGCATCGATGGGAATGTCCGAGAAGATATTCGAAGTGTTCATTCCCAAGGAGTCGGTGACCGATATCAAAGAAGGCGGAAAGCGCGTCACTAGCGAGAAGAAGGTCTTTCCGGGGTACGTTCTGGTCGAGATGGATCTGGATGACGAGTCATGGTACGTAGTTCGGAGCACCCCTGGAGTTACCGGTTTCGTGGGGTCCAGGGGAAACCCGGTGCCGCTCTCAAGAGATGAGTACCGCCGAATAGTCAAGCGCACCGAGGTCGGAGCTAAGCCCAAGACGTCTACCGACTTCGTTGCTGGGATGACCGTTAAGGTGAACAGCGGACCTCTGGCCCAGTTCGATGGAATTATAGAATAGAC
This is a stretch of genomic DNA from Actinomycetota bacterium. It encodes these proteins:
- the nusG gene encoding transcription termination/antitermination protein NusG; this encodes MAKKWYVIHTYSGYENKVKTNLEHRIASMGMSEKIFEVFIPKESVTDIKEGGKRVTSEKKVFPGYVLVEMDLDDESWYVVRSTPGVTGFVGSRGNPVPLSRDEYRRIVKRTEVGAKPKTSTDFVAGMTVKVNSGPLAQFDGIIE